One Kineococcus aurantiacus genomic window carries:
- the prfB gene encoding peptide chain release factor 2: MAIDFPAEISALRTTYASIREVSDLDGLRTELADLNEQAAAPDLWDDPETAQGVTSRLSSVQAELERIEKMGGRIDDLEVLVELAESEGDADSLAEAEQELEAIKGSLEELEVRTLLSGEYDAREALVTIRSEAGGVDAADFAQMLMRMYLRWAERKHYKTELYDTSYAEEAGIKSATFKVAAPYAYGTLSVEQGTHRLVRISPFDNQGRRQTSFAGVEVLPVVAETDHIEIPENDVRVDVYRSSGPGGQSVNTTDSAVRLTHLPTGIVVTCQNEKSQLQNKAAAMRVLQAKLLEKARQDRQAELDALKGEDSGSWGNQMRSYVLQPYKMVKDLRTNFEVGNTDGVFDGEIDSFLDAGIRWRKQRES; encoded by the coding sequence CGAGCTGGCCGACCTCAACGAGCAGGCCGCCGCGCCGGACCTGTGGGACGACCCCGAGACCGCCCAGGGCGTGACGAGCCGGCTGTCGTCGGTGCAGGCCGAGCTGGAGCGCATCGAGAAGATGGGCGGGCGCATCGACGACCTGGAGGTGCTCGTCGAGCTCGCCGAGTCCGAGGGCGACGCGGACTCCCTGGCCGAGGCCGAGCAGGAGCTGGAGGCGATCAAGGGGTCGCTGGAGGAGCTGGAGGTCCGGACGCTGCTGTCGGGGGAGTACGACGCCCGCGAGGCCCTGGTGACGATCCGCTCCGAGGCCGGTGGCGTCGACGCGGCCGACTTCGCGCAGATGCTCATGCGCATGTACCTGCGCTGGGCCGAGCGCAAGCACTACAAGACGGAGCTGTACGACACCTCCTACGCCGAGGAGGCGGGCATCAAGTCGGCGACGTTCAAGGTCGCCGCCCCGTACGCCTACGGCACGCTGAGCGTGGAGCAGGGCACCCACCGCCTGGTGCGCATCTCCCCGTTCGACAACCAGGGCCGGCGTCAGACGTCGTTCGCCGGGGTCGAGGTGCTGCCCGTGGTGGCCGAGACCGACCACATCGAGATCCCCGAGAACGACGTGCGCGTCGACGTGTACCGCTCCTCCGGGCCCGGTGGCCAGTCGGTCAACACGACCGACTCCGCGGTGCGCCTGACGCACCTGCCGACGGGCATCGTCGTGACGTGCCAGAACGAGAAGTCGCAGCTGCAGAACAAGGCCGCGGCCATGCGCGTCCTGCAGGCCAAGCTGCTGGAGAAGGCCCGTCAGGACCGGCAGGCCGAGCTGGACGCGCTCAAGGGCGAGGACTCCGGGTCGTGGGGCAACCAGATGCGCTCCTACGTGCTGCAGCCGTACAAGATGGTCAAGGACCTGCGCACGAACTTCGAGGTCGGCAACACCGACGGGGTGTTCGACGGTGAGATCGACAGCTTCCTGGACGCGGGCATCCGCTGGCGCAAGCAGCGTGAGAGCTGA
- the ftsE gene encoding cell division ATP-binding protein FtsE — translation MITFEHVSKSYGEGHRPALAEVTLQIDKGDFVFLVGPSGSGKSTFLRLVLKEEKASGGSVQVNGRDVGRLRSWKVPQLRRQIGVVFQDFRLLADKSVYDNVAFALQVLGKPRHVIAQTVPETLGLVGLGGKEKRRPHELSGGEQQRVAIARAFVNRPAILLADEPTGNLDPETSVGIMKLLDRINRTGTTIVMATHDDDIVDQMRKRVVELRDGRVVRDEDRGVYGSGR, via the coding sequence ATGATCACCTTCGAGCACGTCAGCAAGAGCTACGGCGAGGGGCACCGTCCCGCGCTCGCCGAGGTGACCCTCCAGATCGACAAGGGCGACTTCGTCTTCCTCGTGGGCCCCTCGGGCTCGGGGAAGTCGACGTTCCTGCGCCTGGTCCTGAAGGAGGAGAAGGCCTCCGGCGGCAGCGTCCAGGTCAACGGCCGCGACGTCGGCCGGCTGCGGTCCTGGAAGGTGCCGCAGCTGCGCCGGCAGATCGGCGTGGTCTTCCAGGACTTCCGGCTGCTGGCCGACAAGAGCGTCTACGACAACGTCGCCTTCGCCCTGCAGGTCCTCGGCAAGCCGCGGCACGTCATCGCCCAGACCGTCCCCGAGACCCTGGGGCTGGTGGGGCTGGGCGGCAAGGAGAAGCGCCGCCCCCACGAGCTGTCCGGGGGTGAGCAGCAGCGCGTGGCCATCGCCCGCGCCTTCGTCAACCGGCCCGCGATCCTGCTGGCCGACGAGCCCACCGGCAACCTCGACCCCGAGACCAGCGTGGGGATCATGAAACTGCTCGACCGCATCAACCGCACGGGGACCACCATCGTCATGGCCACGCACGACGACGACATCGTCGACCAGATGCGCAAGCGCGTCGTGGAGCTGCGCGACGGCCGCGTCGTGCGCGA